One part of the Paenibacillus silvisoli genome encodes these proteins:
- a CDS encoding FadR/GntR family transcriptional regulator has product MKKIQKILVHEQVSQEIQNYIEENELSEGDKLPSVEEMTNMFGVGRSSLREALRYLEAMDIIQVHNGKGIFVKDVNTYRFTGKVKIERERNFLLSILEVRRALEGQAVSLAAKRISAKQIKEVEECLEEYRKLKEANKDTSQIDLAYHRYIIKAANNPVLETVLDSISGLYEKFFNEPLGDKQLFDETYPFHITMFQGIAAHDPQIAKEEFDKMMDCIEEKIKSA; this is encoded by the coding sequence ATGAAGAAGATTCAGAAAATATTGGTCCACGAGCAAGTGTCGCAGGAAATTCAAAACTACATCGAAGAAAACGAGCTATCCGAAGGCGACAAGCTGCCGTCTGTAGAAGAAATGACGAACATGTTCGGCGTCGGACGCTCTTCCTTGCGGGAAGCGCTCCGTTACCTGGAGGCGATGGACATCATTCAAGTCCATAACGGCAAAGGGATTTTCGTCAAAGACGTCAATACGTACCGCTTCACCGGCAAAGTCAAGATCGAACGGGAGCGCAACTTTCTGCTCTCGATTCTGGAGGTTCGCCGCGCGCTCGAAGGACAAGCGGTATCGCTGGCGGCTAAGCGGATTTCGGCCAAGCAGATCAAGGAAGTCGAAGAATGTCTCGAGGAGTACCGCAAGCTGAAAGAAGCGAACAAAGACACCTCGCAAATTGATTTGGCCTATCACCGGTACATTATCAAAGCGGCCAACAATCCGGTATTGGAGACGGTTCTGGACTCGATTTCGGGCTTGTACGAGAAGTTTTTCAACGAGCCGCTCGGCGACAAGCAGCTTTTCGACGAAACGTATCCCTTCCACATCACGATGTTTCAAGGCATTGCGGCGCATGATCCGCAGATCGCCAAGGAAGAATTTGACAAAATGATGGACTGCATCGAGGAGAAAATTAAAAGCGCTTAA
- a CDS encoding WIAG-tail domain gives MAKSSKGKGPKGRKPLFYVDNPNASELKWLEELKKKQPVAPKPAAKQVQVNAAAPVLDAPAAEATQQEQAPVQQPEAQQPQQQVVEISAEASGSAIAELQEPKQELIVAVSEEPVTLIPQKQTEEQLKALAEEVERLARENDEAERLHLAEMEELLKQEVARKEAILTEKRMPESPLPFIHTDDIADNAVTSEKLAFGAVDSSRIKQSAVITNTIADFAVESIKIANGAVTASKIASESITSDHLTKNAISGTKIRDRSITGDKLRDNSITSEKLADRTISADKLAEGSIEAKHLKPLIVTADLLEDQTITSNKIKSAAIRTENIANEAISTSKIADGAITRSKVRDGAITGEKISIGAIDSTHLQPGLLLAEHVAPGILLGKHVAPGEIASSHLAAGAVGTRELQAGSVKSETIAQGAVSSKELQDGAVKSQHIADGEVGTDHVVDYAVTSQKIADLSISTIKLVDHAVTASKIADKSITSSKLTDDSVHGKHISRLSIGGEKILNDTIEERHLSENTVGSKQLIDGQVQTSHLASGSVTSEKLAAQAVQQTHISAASVGQAQLIDASVSEQKLLEGSVSSSKLAEHAVQTKHLADEAITFDKIAPEAVRAFHLAPGTVTEESISPEAVSSQHLQPGLIEAYHLSEGSVETGALQDGAVKSIKLASGAVSERHLAAGAIHSHHLADHVVNSLKLSPESVSTDKLTDCAVTSSKLADSSVTTAKLVNGSVTGDQLAAGAVTRKHLAKGALGPEHLATGIINERHLAAGIVSNEALGQGVVTNDKLAPGSVTGVHIGTESIGSQHLAEQSVYGAHLAVDSVRDIHISKDAITASKLADGSVADYHLQNEAVTSRAIGPSAVHSQHVAPLSIDSNHIAESSVGSNHLKVDSILQIHMSEDSVGTGQLSDDAVTASKLAPLSVHGDHIQLETIAGKHLKAEAIQGYHIRKGSISMAHLASEFYTFEKAPDGIIHGSKIKRGTLSGDTLCDGAVGGSKLASGGVGPEAIGSAAVGEGHLQPGAVTLSKLAPKSVAGVHLTAGAVGSEALGDGAVTGAKLAVGAVGAEALSDGAVVSAKLASGAVSADALGDGAVVSAKLAKGAVGSKALGEGAVTSGKLAVGAVNSESLSDGAVIGSKLALGAVGQKALGDGAVVSSKLASGAVSADALGDGSVVSAKLAGGAVGTQALGDGAVTSAKLAPGAVGTKALGDGAVTGSKLRAGAVGTEALRDEAVTGAKLASAAVGTDALSDGAVISTKLAVGAVGTEALSDGSVVSAKLGAGAVVTESLSDKAVTGAKLGLGAVGTEALSAGAVTGAKLSVGAVGTEALSDGSVTAAKLTAGAVGTEALSDSSVTAKKLVAGAVGTEALSDGSVTDAKLSAGAVGTEALSDGSVTDSKLAADAVGTEALIDSSVTSAKLAVGAVGTEALGDRAVTGSKLGLGAVGTDALGNGAVTGVKLGLGAVGTDALSDRAVTGSKLGLGAVGTDTLSNGAVTAAKLGLGAVGSEALGDGSVTGTKLSVGAVGTEAIGDGAVTGKKLALGSVGTEAIGDGTITGVKLSLSAVGTDVLRDGSVTSSKLALGAVGTDALRDGAVSGSKLGVGSVGTEVLVDGAVTGAKLGTGAVGTEVLGDGAVTGKKLAAGAVSTETLRDGAVTDAKLAIGAVGEGQLQSGAVTMSKIAPNSITTAHLIPGSIESDALCNGSVTKEKLALGAVDTESLADGSVTAEKLAPGLLSQVQPTLVDGSIGESYLTEGAVTSAKLADGAVQSVKLGDSAVTTEKLADGAVQSVKLGDSAVTTEKLADGAVQSGKLGDSAVTTEKLADGAVQSVKLGDSAVTTEKLADGAVQSVKLGDSAVTTEKLADGSVTSDKIALGSITAAHLALDAFPTAVAPETTAIALEGSISTEQLDFTPVTTVKRQSAVVQQFGLAPYNFQGQGEQLDITIGFDQPFSNNSYVFVATTDSPSCYAVIKTKTAASVQLTIVRTRISPEPIGLVNWIGIGL, from the coding sequence ATGGCGAAGAGCAGCAAAGGAAAAGGCCCCAAAGGGCGCAAGCCGTTATTTTATGTCGATAATCCGAACGCTTCGGAGTTGAAATGGCTCGAGGAGCTGAAGAAGAAACAGCCGGTTGCACCTAAGCCTGCGGCGAAGCAGGTGCAAGTCAACGCAGCGGCGCCGGTGCTGGACGCTCCAGCGGCGGAAGCTACGCAGCAGGAGCAGGCGCCAGTACAGCAGCCGGAGGCGCAGCAGCCTCAGCAGCAAGTGGTGGAAATCTCGGCTGAAGCTTCCGGTTCCGCGATTGCAGAACTTCAAGAACCGAAGCAGGAGCTGATCGTGGCTGTCTCTGAAGAGCCGGTCACACTCATTCCACAGAAGCAGACGGAAGAACAATTGAAGGCATTGGCAGAAGAAGTCGAGCGTCTGGCACGCGAGAATGATGAGGCGGAAAGACTACATCTTGCGGAAATGGAAGAGCTGTTGAAGCAGGAGGTCGCTCGCAAAGAAGCGATACTGACCGAGAAGCGCATGCCGGAATCTCCGCTTCCTTTCATACACACCGACGATATTGCGGACAATGCGGTTACGTCGGAGAAGCTGGCTTTCGGCGCCGTGGATTCGTCGCGCATTAAGCAAAGCGCGGTCATTACGAACACGATTGCCGATTTTGCCGTGGAAAGCATCAAAATCGCCAACGGAGCAGTTACGGCTTCGAAAATCGCATCGGAATCCATTACGAGCGACCACCTCACGAAGAATGCGATTTCCGGCACGAAAATCCGCGATCGTTCCATTACGGGCGACAAGCTGCGCGACAATAGCATTACGTCGGAGAAGCTTGCCGACCGGACGATCAGCGCGGATAAGCTCGCGGAGGGCTCCATCGAAGCGAAGCATCTGAAGCCGCTTATCGTGACCGCCGATCTGCTGGAGGATCAAACGATTACTTCCAACAAGATCAAGAGCGCGGCAATCCGCACGGAGAACATCGCTAACGAAGCGATTTCGACCTCCAAAATAGCGGACGGAGCAATTACGCGTTCCAAGGTGCGCGACGGCGCCATTACCGGCGAAAAAATCAGCATCGGCGCCATCGATTCCACGCATCTGCAGCCTGGCTTGCTGCTTGCGGAGCATGTGGCTCCGGGCATTTTGCTGGGAAAGCACGTCGCTCCGGGCGAAATCGCGTCAAGCCATCTGGCCGCAGGCGCCGTCGGCACTAGGGAGCTGCAAGCCGGCTCCGTGAAGTCCGAAACGATCGCGCAAGGGGCTGTAAGCTCGAAGGAGCTGCAGGATGGAGCCGTGAAATCGCAGCATATCGCCGACGGAGAAGTCGGAACCGATCATGTGGTGGATTATGCGGTAACCTCCCAGAAAATCGCCGATCTTTCGATTTCGACCATCAAGCTGGTCGATCATGCGGTAACCGCGTCCAAGATCGCGGATAAGAGCATTACCTCGAGCAAGCTCACGGACGATTCCGTACATGGCAAACACATCAGCCGTCTTAGCATCGGCGGCGAGAAAATATTGAACGACACGATCGAAGAGCGCCATCTGTCCGAAAACACCGTCGGCTCGAAGCAGCTCATCGATGGCCAGGTTCAAACGTCTCATTTGGCTTCCGGCTCGGTCACGAGCGAGAAACTGGCGGCGCAAGCGGTGCAGCAAACTCATATCAGCGCGGCTTCCGTCGGTCAAGCGCAGCTGATCGACGCTTCGGTCAGCGAGCAGAAGCTGCTGGAAGGCAGCGTCAGCAGCTCCAAGCTTGCCGAACACGCCGTGCAAACGAAGCATTTGGCGGATGAAGCGATTACGTTTGACAAAATCGCGCCGGAGGCCGTTCGCGCCTTCCATCTGGCGCCGGGCACGGTTACGGAAGAATCGATCTCGCCGGAAGCGGTCTCCTCGCAGCACCTGCAGCCGGGACTGATCGAAGCGTATCATCTGAGCGAGGGCTCCGTTGAAACCGGCGCGCTTCAAGACGGCGCGGTGAAATCCATTAAGCTGGCAAGCGGCGCGGTATCGGAGCGGCATTTGGCAGCGGGGGCGATCCACTCCCATCACTTGGCGGACCATGTCGTCAACTCGCTTAAGCTTTCGCCGGAGAGCGTTTCGACCGACAAGCTGACCGACTGCGCGGTAACGTCGAGCAAGCTCGCCGACAGCAGCGTAACGACGGCTAAGCTCGTGAACGGTTCGGTAACGGGCGATCAGCTGGCTGCCGGCGCGGTGACGCGCAAGCATTTGGCCAAAGGCGCGCTCGGACCGGAGCATCTCGCAACGGGCATTATTAACGAACGCCACCTTGCGGCCGGTATCGTCAGCAACGAAGCGCTGGGCCAAGGGGTTGTGACGAACGACAAGCTGGCGCCGGGCTCCGTAACGGGCGTTCACATCGGCACCGAATCGATCGGCAGCCAGCATTTGGCGGAGCAATCCGTTTACGGCGCGCACCTGGCGGTTGACAGCGTCCGCGACATTCACATCAGTAAAGACGCCATTACGGCATCGAAGCTGGCTGACGGCAGCGTGGCGGATTATCATTTACAAAATGAAGCCGTTACTTCCCGAGCGATCGGACCGTCCGCGGTTCATAGCCAGCATGTGGCGCCGTTGTCGATCGACTCCAACCATATTGCCGAATCGTCCGTTGGCAGCAACCATCTCAAGGTCGACAGCATCCTGCAGATTCACATGTCGGAGGATTCGGTCGGCACGGGGCAGTTGAGCGACGATGCGGTAACCGCCTCGAAGCTGGCGCCGCTGTCCGTTCATGGCGATCATATCCAGCTGGAGACGATTGCAGGCAAACATCTGAAAGCGGAGGCCATCCAAGGCTACCATATCCGTAAAGGCTCGATCTCGATGGCGCATCTGGCGTCGGAGTTTTACACGTTTGAGAAAGCGCCGGACGGCATCATCCACGGCAGCAAAATCAAACGCGGCACGCTCAGCGGCGATACGCTTTGCGACGGAGCGGTCGGCGGCTCTAAGCTGGCGAGCGGAGGCGTAGGTCCGGAAGCGATTGGCTCGGCAGCCGTAGGCGAAGGCCATCTGCAACCAGGCGCGGTTACGCTTAGCAAGCTTGCGCCGAAATCGGTCGCAGGCGTGCATTTGACCGCTGGCGCGGTCGGCAGCGAAGCGCTTGGCGACGGAGCCGTAACCGGCGCGAAGCTGGCAGTCGGAGCGGTAGGCGCCGAGGCGCTAAGCGACGGCGCGGTAGTCAGCGCGAAGCTGGCAAGCGGAGCGGTAAGCGCCGATGCGCTCGGCGACGGCGCGGTAGTCAGCGCGAAGCTGGCGAAAGGAGCCGTCGGCTCGAAGGCGCTCGGCGAAGGCGCGGTCACTAGCGGGAAGCTCGCAGTCGGCGCAGTCAACTCGGAATCGCTGAGCGACGGAGCGGTAATCGGCTCGAAGCTGGCGCTCGGCGCGGTCGGTCAGAAAGCGCTCGGTGACGGAGCCGTTGTGAGTTCGAAGCTTGCGAGCGGAGCGGTAAGCGCGGATGCGCTTGGCGATGGTTCGGTCGTAAGCGCGAAGCTGGCAGGCGGAGCGGTAGGCACGCAAGCATTGGGCGACGGCGCGGTAACAAGCGCGAAGCTGGCGCCCGGCGCAGTCGGTACGAAGGCGCTTGGCGATGGCGCGGTCACGGGATCGAAGCTGCGTGCTGGCGCAGTCGGCACGGAAGCGCTGCGAGACGAAGCGGTAACCGGCGCGAAGCTGGCATCCGCCGCGGTTGGCACGGATGCGCTTAGCGACGGCGCGGTCATCAGCACGAAGCTAGCTGTAGGCGCGGTAGGCACGGAAGCGCTAAGCGACGGATCGGTAGTCAGCGCAAAGCTGGGTGCTGGAGCGGTTGTGACGGAATCGTTGAGCGACAAAGCGGTAACGGGAGCGAAGCTGGGTCTTGGTGCAGTCGGCACAGAAGCGCTTAGCGCTGGTGCCGTAACGGGAGCGAAGCTTTCGGTTGGCGCGGTAGGCACGGAAGCGTTGAGCGACGGCTCGGTCACAGCGGCAAAGCTGACCGCTGGGGCAGTCGGCACGGAAGCGCTGAGTGACAGCTCGGTAACCGCCAAGAAGCTGGTTGCAGGCGCCGTAGGCACAGAGGCGCTGAGCGACGGTTCGGTGACGGACGCGAAGCTGAGCGCAGGCGCGGTAGGCACGGAAGCGCTGAGCGACGGTTCGGTAACGGACTCGAAGCTGGCAGCCGATGCGGTCGGTACGGAAGCGCTGATCGACAGCTCGGTAACGAGCGCGAAGCTGGCCGTTGGCGCGGTAGGCACGGAAGCGTTGGGCGACAGAGCGGTAACGGGCTCGAAGCTGGGACTTGGCGCAGTCGGCACGGATGCGCTGGGCAACGGAGCGGTAACGGGAGTGAAGCTGGGACTTGGCGCGGTCGGTACGGATGCGCTCAGCGACAGAGCGGTAACGGGCTCGAAGCTGGGGCTTGGCGCCGTGGGCACGGATACGCTGAGCAACGGAGCGGTAACGGCAGCGAAGCTGGGACTTGGCGCAGTCGGTTCGGAAGCGCTGGGCGACGGCTCGGTGACGGGAACGAAGCTGAGCGTAGGCGCAGTCGGTACGGAAGCGATCGGCGACGGAGCGGTAACCGGCAAGAAGCTGGCGCTTGGTTCGGTCGGTACGGAAGCGATTGGCGATGGCACGATCACTGGCGTGAAGCTGAGCCTAAGCGCGGTCGGCACAGACGTGCTCCGCGATGGCTCGGTAACGAGCTCGAAGCTGGCACTCGGCGCAGTCGGCACGGATGCGCTCCGTGACGGAGCGGTGAGCGGCTCGAAGCTGGGTGTAGGCTCCGTAGGTACGGAAGTACTAGTAGATGGAGCGGTAACAGGAGCTAAGCTGGGAACTGGCGCGGTTGGTACGGAAGTACTAGGCGATGGCGCTGTAACCGGCAAGAAGCTGGCTGCCGGCGCGGTTTCCACGGAAACGCTCCGTGACGGCGCGGTTACCGATGCGAAGCTCGCGATCGGCGCAGTCGGCGAAGGCCAGCTGCAATCCGGCGCGGTAACGATGAGCAAAATCGCACCGAATTCCATCACGACGGCACATCTCATCCCGGGCTCGATCGAGAGCGACGCGCTTTGCAACGGTTCGGTAACGAAGGAGAAACTGGCGCTTGGCGCAGTCGATACGGAGTCGCTTGCAGACGGCTCGGTAACGGCCGAGAAGCTGGCCCCAGGCCTGCTCTCGCAGGTTCAGCCTACGCTGGTAGATGGCAGCATTGGCGAAAGCTATCTGACAGAGGGAGCGGTCACGTCGGCGAAGCTCGCAGACGGCGCAGTCCAAAGCGTCAAGCTCGGCGACAGCGCGGTAACGACCGAGAAGCTCGCAGACGGCGCAGTTCAAAGCGTCAAGCTCGGCGACAGCGCGGTAACGACCGAGAAGCTCGCAGACGGCGCAGTCCAAAGCGGCAAGCTCGGCGATAGCGCGGTAACGACCGAGAAGCTCGCAGACGGTGCAGTCCAAAGCGTCAAGCTCGGCGACAGCGCGGTAACGACCGAGAAGCTAGCGGACGGAGCGGTCCAAAGCGTCAAGCTCGGCGACAGCGCGGTAACGACCGAGAAGCTAGCAGACGGTTCCGTTACCAGCGACAAAATCGCCCTCGGCAGCATTACGGCGGCGCACTTGGCGCTTGATGCATTCCCAACGGCCGTCGCTCCGGAAACGACTGCGATCGCGCTGGAAGGCAGCATCAGCACCGAGCAGCTGGATTTCACGCCGGTTACGACGGTAAAACGCCAATCGGCTGTCGTGCAGCAGTTCGGGCTTGCGCCGTATAACTTCCAAGGCCAAGGCGAGCAGCTGGACATCACGATCGGCTTCGACCAGCCGTTCAGCAACAACTCTTACGTGTTCGTGGCGACGACGGATTCGCCTTCCTGCTACGCCGTCATCAAAACGAAAACGGCCGCATCCGTTCAACTGACGATCGTGCGCACGCGCATCAGCCCTGAGCCGATCGGACTCGTGAACTGGATCGGAATAGGACTATAA